In one Alphaproteobacteria bacterium genomic region, the following are encoded:
- a CDS encoding MarR family transcriptional regulator — translation MSIDAMPLDLDRFLPYRLSVLADRVGRDLSRVYGPKGIGQAEWRVLAHLGGNRDGLSVRDIHDRVSLEKYRVTRALQRLEAAGLVRKSSSDRDRRLIAVALTQEGRALYERIVPDALAFESALLADLSAEDRKALDRILSQLSSKSST, via the coding sequence ATGTCAATAGATGCGATGCCCCTCGATCTCGACAGGTTTCTGCCCTACCGGCTGTCGGTTCTCGCCGACCGGGTCGGGCGCGACCTGTCGCGGGTTTACGGTCCGAAGGGCATCGGTCAGGCCGAATGGCGGGTCCTCGCGCATCTGGGTGGCAACCGCGACGGCTTGTCGGTCCGCGACATCCATGACCGCGTCAGTCTCGAGAAGTATCGGGTGACCCGTGCGCTGCAGCGCCTGGAGGCGGCCGGCCTGGTCCGAAAATCCTCGTCCGACCGGGACCGCCGCCTGATCGCCGTGGCCCTGACCCAGGAAGGCCGCGCCTTGTATGAGCGGATTGTGCCGGACGCACTGGCCTTCGAGAGCGCATTGCTGGCCGATCTGTCAGCCGAGGACCGCAAGGCCCTGGACAGAATCCTATCGCAGCTATCCTCAAAATCTTCCACGTAA
- a CDS encoding cysteine desulfurase yields MNDTVLKPTDIPYDVEAYRADFPILSETVHGKPLVYLDNGASAQKPKAVIDAMRGAFEHCYANVHRGAYDFSERTTAAYEGARETVRAFLNAKSEREIVFAKNTTEAINLVAHSFGRGLLKAGDAVVISEMEHHSNIVPWQMLRDEKGIELRFAPISDEGELLMDRFAELLDEKVKLVAITHVSNVLGTITPAEKIVDMAHAVGAKVLFDGSQSVMHMPIDVQAMDCDFYVFTGHKIYGPTGIGVLYGKEALLDAMPPFLGGGDMISSVTLEKSTWAELPAKFEAGTPPIVEAIGLGAAIDYLTGIGLERIAAHERDLLSYAMQRLAAVDNLRVIGTAPHKTAVISFAMGEAHPHDIATIIDQQGVAVRAGHHCAEPLMHRMGVVGTARASMGLYNTRAEIDRLGEALDKVNAIFG; encoded by the coding sequence ATGAACGATACGGTGCTGAAACCGACTGATATTCCCTATGATGTGGAGGCCTACCGCGCCGACTTCCCGATCCTGTCGGAAACGGTGCATGGCAAGCCGCTGGTCTATCTGGACAACGGTGCGTCGGCGCAGAAGCCGAAGGCGGTGATCGACGCCATGCGCGGTGCATTTGAACATTGCTACGCCAATGTTCATCGCGGCGCCTACGATTTCTCCGAACGCACGACAGCTGCCTATGAAGGGGCGCGTGAAACGGTTCGGGCTTTCCTGAATGCCAAAAGCGAGCGGGAAATTGTCTTTGCCAAGAACACGACGGAGGCGATCAATCTGGTGGCCCATTCCTTCGGCCGCGGGCTGCTGAAGGCCGGTGACGCCGTCGTGATTTCGGAGATGGAGCATCACTCCAACATCGTGCCCTGGCAGATGCTGCGCGATGAGAAGGGGATCGAACTGCGTTTCGCGCCGATTTCCGACGAGGGCGAACTCCTGATGGACCGCTTCGCGGAACTCTTGGACGAGAAGGTGAAGCTGGTTGCGATCACGCATGTCTCCAACGTACTCGGCACGATCACGCCGGCGGAGAAGATCGTCGACATGGCCCATGCGGTCGGCGCCAAGGTGCTGTTCGACGGCAGCCAGTCGGTCATGCATATGCCGATCGACGTTCAGGCGATGGACTGCGACTTCTACGTCTTCACCGGTCACAAGATCTATGGCCCGACCGGGATCGGTGTTCTGTACGGCAAGGAAGCCCTGTTGGACGCCATGCCGCCCTTCCTTGGCGGTGGCGACATGATTTCCTCCGTTACACTGGAGAAGTCGACCTGGGCGGAATTGCCGGCGAAGTTCGAAGCGGGGACGCCGCCGATCGTCGAGGCGATCGGCCTTGGGGCGGCCATCGACTATCTCACCGGTATCGGGCTGGAGCGGATCGCCGCGCATGAACGGGACCTGCTGTCTTATGCCATGCAGCGCCTTGCGGCGGTCGACAACCTTCGGGTCATCGGTACGGCACCGCACAAGACGGCCGTGATCTCCTTCGCGATGGGGGAGGCCCATCCCCATGACATCGCCACGATTATCGATCAGCAGGGCGTCGCCGTGCGCGCCGGGCACCATTGCGCCGAACCGCTGATGCACCGCATGGGGGTGGTCGGCACCGCCCGTGCCTCCATGGGCCTGTACAACACCCGCGCCGAAATCGACCGACTGGGCGAGGCGCTGGACAAGGTGAATGCGATTTTCGGGTAA
- a CDS encoding iron-sulfur cluster assembly accessory protein gives MFDPSKPIVSLTDAAADRVRSLMSKAGDGVIGLRIGVSSKGCSGLSYVVEYAKDKKQFEEEVDVEGARILIDPAATMFLIGAEIDYEESRLQSGFTFKNPNETARCGCGESFSVS, from the coding sequence ATGTTCGATCCGAGCAAACCCATCGTTAGCCTGACAGACGCCGCCGCGGATCGCGTCCGCTCGCTGATGAGCAAGGCGGGCGACGGCGTGATCGGCCTGCGTATCGGTGTCTCTTCCAAAGGCTGCTCCGGCCTGTCCTATGTCGTTGAATATGCCAAGGACAAGAAGCAGTTCGAAGAGGAAGTGGACGTCGAGGGCGCCCGTATCCTGATCGATCCGGCCGCAACCATGTTCCTGATCGGTGCCGAGATCGATTATGAGGAGAGCCGCCTGCAATCCGGCTTCACCTTCAAGAACCCGAACGAGACGGCCCGTTGCGGCTGCGGCGAAAGCTTCTCGGTTTCCTGA
- a CDS encoding calcium/sodium antiporter, which yields MDYLLIVAGLVCLFVGGEALVRGSASTARRLGVSPLLIGLTLVGFGTSAPELVTSVAAAFAGSPGIAVGNVVGSNIANILLILGLTAVIVPIVTSRDAILRDGLALCIATAACLGIVLVGFADRPYGIGLILLLGLYLTYTISRERRVQDAAYDLHRAESEIAEPGPERLSVAIGLAFFGLVLTLVGAKMLVSGAIDLAESAGLSQTLIGLTIVAVGTSLPELSASIVAAVRRQTDLALGNILGSNLFNTLGILGVTAIVHPLEIPVEIARIDIWVMIAATLAMLGFALTGGRLCRLEGGALLVGYAAYLGWTCRSIFTA from the coding sequence ATGGATTATCTTCTGATCGTTGCCGGTCTGGTCTGCCTCTTCGTAGGCGGAGAGGCTTTGGTGCGCGGTTCCGCCTCCACAGCGCGCCGATTGGGCGTTTCCCCCCTGCTGATCGGACTGACCCTTGTCGGGTTCGGCACCTCCGCACCGGAGTTGGTGACCAGCGTGGCGGCGGCCTTCGCCGGTTCGCCCGGGATCGCGGTCGGGAACGTGGTCGGAAGCAATATCGCCAACATTCTCCTGATCCTGGGACTGACGGCCGTGATCGTCCCCATCGTCACATCGCGCGACGCAATCCTGCGGGATGGCCTCGCCCTATGCATTGCGACCGCGGCCTGTCTCGGCATCGTTCTGGTCGGCTTTGCGGATCGGCCCTACGGGATCGGCCTGATCCTGTTGCTGGGCCTCTATCTGACCTACACGATCTCCCGCGAGCGGCGCGTCCAGGATGCGGCCTATGACCTGCACAGGGCAGAATCCGAAATTGCGGAGCCCGGCCCTGAGCGCCTGTCCGTCGCAATCGGGCTCGCCTTCTTCGGGCTGGTCCTGACGCTTGTCGGCGCCAAGATGCTGGTATCGGGCGCCATCGACCTGGCGGAATCCGCCGGGCTTTCGCAGACGCTGATCGGGTTGACGATCGTCGCGGTCGGCACGTCCCTTCCCGAGTTGTCAGCTTCCATCGTCGCGGCCGTCCGACGTCAGACGGACCTCGCGCTTGGCAACATTCTGGGCAGCAACCTCTTTAACACGCTGGGCATTCTGGGTGTCACCGCCATCGTCCACCCATTGGAAATCCCGGTGGAGATTGCACGGATCGACATCTGGGTCATGATCGCGGCCACCCTTGCGATGCTTGGCTTCGCGCTGACCGGCGGGCGGCTCTGTCGTCTGGAAGGGGGCGCCCTTCTGGTCGGCTATGCGGCCTATCTCGGATGGACCTGCCGCTCGATCTTCACTGCCTAG
- the betA gene encoding choline dehydrogenase, with protein MSDQQTFDYIIVGAGSAGCVLAARLTEDPETRVLLIEAGGSDSSIFIQMPTALSIPMNMKKFNWFFESQPEPGMDNRRMHTPRGKVLGGSSSINGMVYVRGHACDFDEWEEHGAKGWAYRNCLPYFRRAETWKDPDGRDADEYRGGDGPLGTCNGNEMQNPLYKAWIDAGEQAGYGVTEDYNGHRQEGFGRMHMTVKDGVRWSTSNAYLKPARSRSNLTVVTGALTHKVLLEGKKAVGVRYEVGGRIVDATAVREVILSAGSVGSPQLLQLSGIGPADVLKSAGVEVVHDLPGVGSNLQDHLEVYFQFRSTQPITLNGKLDLFSKFLIGARWFFFKSGLGATNHFESCAFIRSKAGLKWPDIQYHFLPAAMRYDGNAAFDGHGFQVHVGPNKPKSRGHIHINSADPAAKPSILFNYMTEQEDIEAFRACIRLTREIMAQPAMDPYRGPEIQPGEDIRDDEAIDAWVRQNAESAYHPSCTCKIGADDDPMAVLDPECRVRGIGNLRVVDSSVFPTIPNGNLNAPTIMVGEKASDIIRGRDPLPASNAPVWIAPDWETKQREGTAVR; from the coding sequence ATGAGCGACCAACAGACTTTCGATTACATCATTGTCGGCGCGGGGTCGGCCGGTTGCGTGCTGGCGGCACGCCTGACGGAAGACCCGGAGACACGGGTTCTGCTGATCGAGGCGGGGGGCAGCGATTCCTCCATCTTCATTCAGATGCCGACCGCTCTGTCCATTCCGATGAACATGAAGAAATTCAACTGGTTCTTCGAGAGCCAGCCGGAACCGGGCATGGACAATCGCCGCATGCACACCCCGCGCGGCAAGGTGCTGGGCGGATCGTCGTCGATCAATGGTATGGTCTATGTTCGTGGCCATGCCTGCGACTTCGACGAATGGGAGGAGCATGGCGCGAAGGGCTGGGCCTACCGGAACTGTCTGCCCTATTTCCGCCGGGCGGAAACCTGGAAGGATCCGGACGGTCGGGACGCCGATGAATACCGCGGTGGCGACGGTCCGCTGGGGACCTGCAACGGCAATGAAATGCAGAACCCGCTCTACAAGGCGTGGATCGATGCCGGTGAGCAGGCCGGTTATGGCGTTACGGAAGACTATAACGGCCACCGTCAGGAAGGGTTCGGCCGGATGCATATGACCGTGAAGGACGGTGTGCGCTGGTCGACATCGAATGCCTATCTGAAGCCGGCCCGCAGCCGGTCCAACCTGACGGTCGTAACCGGGGCACTTACACACAAGGTCCTGCTGGAAGGCAAGAAGGCGGTCGGTGTGCGATACGAGGTCGGCGGTCGGATTGTCGATGCGACGGCAGTGCGGGAGGTCATCCTGTCCGCCGGTTCGGTCGGCTCTCCACAATTGCTGCAACTGTCCGGAATCGGGCCTGCCGATGTTCTGAAGTCGGCCGGTGTCGAGGTCGTCCATGACCTGCCGGGTGTCGGCAGCAACCTGCAGGATCACCTGGAAGTCTATTTCCAGTTCCGCAGCACGCAGCCGATTACGCTGAACGGCAAGCTGGATCTGTTCAGCAAGTTCCTGATCGGTGCGCGCTGGTTCTTCTTCAAGTCGGGTCTGGGTGCGACCAATCACTTCGAGAGCTGCGCCTTCATCCGTTCAAAGGCTGGCCTGAAATGGCCGGATATCCAGTACCATTTTCTGCCCGCCGCCATGCGGTATGATGGCAATGCGGCCTTTGACGGACACGGGTTCCAGGTGCATGTCGGACCGAACAAGCCCAAGAGCCGAGGCCATATTCACATCAATTCCGCCGATCCGGCGGCGAAGCCTTCCATCCTGTTCAACTACATGACGGAACAGGAGGACATCGAAGCCTTCCGTGCCTGCATTCGACTGACCCGCGAGATCATGGCGCAGCCCGCAATGGATCCCTATCGCGGTCCGGAAATCCAGCCAGGCGAGGACATTCGGGACGACGAAGCGATCGACGCCTGGGTGCGCCAGAACGCCGAAAGTGCCTATCACCCGTCCTGTACCTGCAAGATCGGGGCGGACGACGATCCGATGGCGGTCCTGGATCCCGAATGCCGCGTGCGTGGTATCGGCAATCTGCGCGTTGTCGACAGTTCGGTGTTTCCGACGATCCCGAACGGCAACCTCAACGCCCCGACAATCATGGTCGGGGAGAAGGCATCCGACATCATCCGGGGACGCGATCCGCTGCCGGCGTCAAACGCGCCGGTCTGGATCGCTCCGGATTGGGAAACGAAGCAGCGCGAGGGTACGGCGGTGCGATAG
- a CDS encoding PAS domain-containing protein translates to MTKIAPLGASVEARLAGADPRIFVFLQAWREARGDALIPKRSAFDPMAVRSLLPFLWIYRFETERDDYVVRLAGEEINNAWGRSIKGMTMREVVGDADYPVMRERWDNILGVPLIHYGASSERLSALDTRRAERMLTPLADNDGNPNHILGISLYEISPTDSSRPSLEPEDITQIPCSEV, encoded by the coding sequence ATGACCAAGATCGCTCCATTGGGCGCTTCTGTGGAAGCGCGGCTGGCGGGCGCGGACCCACGGATCTTTGTCTTCCTGCAGGCATGGCGGGAGGCGCGGGGCGATGCCCTGATCCCAAAACGCAGCGCTTTCGACCCAATGGCGGTACGAAGCCTGCTTCCCTTCCTCTGGATCTATCGCTTCGAGACGGAGCGGGACGATTATGTCGTCCGCCTGGCCGGGGAGGAGATCAACAATGCCTGGGGCCGCAGCATCAAGGGCATGACCATGCGGGAAGTCGTCGGGGATGCCGACTATCCGGTCATGCGTGAGCGATGGGACAACATCCTCGGCGTGCCGCTGATTCACTATGGTGCCAGCAGCGAGCGTCTATCCGCCCTCGACACGCGACGTGCGGAACGGATGCTGACACCATTGGCGGACAATGACGGCAACCCCAATCATATCCTGGGGATCAGCCTCTACGAGATCTCGCCGACCGACAGCTCGCGCCCGTCGCTGGAACCGGAAGACATTACCCAGATCCCCTGCTCCGAGGTTTGA
- a CDS encoding MFS transporter, with protein sequence MTTASSPSLRAWAAFLLGCACFGYAFLQRVAPSVMTDDLMRAFQVQAGALGAMSAFYFYAYAGMQMPIGVLMDRFGPRRLLSGAMALCLVGSLVFALAESITPAAVGRTMIGAAVAFGYVGTMSIAATWFPPQRFSLLIGILQSVGMSGAIAGQAPLSLVVEATGWRETVIGIGIVGAVLAVLIFLVVEEIPSERKAAANGASKGAFRDVLARRDSWCCAIIGFTLTAPMLAFAGLWAVPWLIQVHGFSPADAAGSASLIFVGWAVVGPMIGLATEKIGRRKPLIYGGFALSGTAMAAMIFTPDLSPWAIRTLFVLNGIGGCTMILTFTCVRETNRPSRAGAGLGFVNMFVVGSGALFQPLLGVILDQNWDGTMVNGAPVYDAAGYQAAFSALLVAYGIGLLATIILRETHCRQAVTE encoded by the coding sequence ATGACCACGGCATCCTCCCCTTCCCTGCGCGCCTGGGCCGCCTTCCTACTGGGATGCGCCTGCTTCGGCTATGCCTTCCTGCAGCGGGTTGCCCCCAGCGTCATGACGGACGACCTGATGCGGGCGTTTCAGGTTCAGGCCGGGGCCCTCGGCGCGATGAGCGCCTTCTACTTCTATGCCTATGCCGGGATGCAGATGCCGATCGGCGTGCTGATGGATCGGTTCGGCCCGCGCCGACTCCTGAGCGGCGCAATGGCCCTGTGTCTCGTCGGCAGCCTTGTCTTCGCGCTCGCCGAGTCAATCACACCTGCCGCCGTCGGCCGGACGATGATCGGCGCGGCGGTCGCCTTCGGCTATGTCGGCACGATGTCGATCGCGGCAACCTGGTTCCCGCCCCAGCGCTTCAGCCTCCTGATCGGGATTCTTCAAAGTGTCGGGATGAGCGGCGCCATCGCCGGACAGGCACCGCTGAGTCTCGTGGTCGAAGCGACCGGCTGGCGCGAGACCGTGATCGGCATCGGGATTGTCGGGGCCGTTCTCGCCGTGCTGATCTTCCTGGTCGTGGAGGAGATCCCGTCCGAACGCAAGGCGGCCGCGAACGGCGCATCCAAAGGGGCTTTCCGGGACGTACTCGCCCGGCGTGACAGTTGGTGCTGCGCGATCATCGGGTTCACCCTGACCGCCCCGATGCTGGCCTTCGCCGGCCTGTGGGCCGTGCCCTGGCTCATTCAGGTGCACGGTTTCTCCCCCGCCGATGCCGCGGGATCCGCCTCGCTGATCTTCGTCGGATGGGCGGTGGTCGGACCGATGATCGGGTTGGCAACGGAAAAGATCGGGCGCCGCAAGCCACTGATCTATGGCGGCTTCGCCCTCAGTGGCACGGCCATGGCGGCGATGATCTTCACGCCGGACCTGTCGCCCTGGGCGATACGGACCCTGTTCGTCCTGAACGGGATCGGCGGCTGCACGATGATCCTGACCTTCACCTGCGTGCGGGAGACCAATCGACCCAGCCGTGCCGGCGCGGGCCTCGGTTTCGTCAACATGTTCGTCGTGGGATCCGGCGCCCTGTTCCAGCCGCTGCTGGGTGTCATTCTGGATCAGAACTGGGACGGCACGATGGTGAACGGCGCGCCGGTCTATGACGCCGCAGGATACCAAGCGGCGTTCAGCGCGCTGCTGGTCGCCTATGGAATAGGTTTGCTGGCAACCATCATCCTGCGCGAGACGCATTGCCGGCAGGCGGTCACCGAATAG
- the sufD gene encoding Fe-S cluster assembly protein SufD, whose translation MTDNVLQDLLRQRGAPGRFDAGDALPTRKAEQWKYTDLKRLEKIGWTVWLAEDEHGVVRPPETGLELDGAIELVLVNGFLDRDLSMLDDLPAGLSVEAGPTADAWGEGFTERLSDALAQEELTIRVDPGRTIEAPVHIRHVTWGADKDAAIAHAARVTITVGADAEACIVESHVTAEGRGFSAPSLGVSLDRDSRLGLYTLLSEKAQSAQLALSDIGVAESAVLDSFVLAIGDGLSRRETRLTMAGQYGEAALSGSYFGTGDALIDNTTHVTHGAENATSRQFFRGVLDGHARGVFQGKVLVREGAQGTDGQQQHKALLLSPHAEVDAKPELEIYADDVQCAHGATVGAIDADQLFYMRARGIPEDRARAMLTESFLIEAVEKIARPAIRDTFRDLLSARLNGETA comes from the coding sequence ATGACCGACAACGTCCTGCAGGATCTGCTGCGTCAGCGGGGCGCGCCGGGCCGGTTCGATGCCGGCGATGCGCTGCCGACCCGCAAGGCGGAGCAGTGGAAATACACCGACCTGAAGCGGCTGGAGAAGATCGGCTGGACGGTCTGGCTGGCCGAGGATGAACATGGCGTTGTCCGTCCGCCGGAAACCGGACTGGAGCTCGACGGCGCGATCGAACTGGTTCTGGTGAACGGTTTTCTGGACCGGGATCTGTCGATGCTGGACGACCTGCCTGCCGGCCTGTCGGTCGAGGCTGGCCCGACCGCCGACGCCTGGGGGGAAGGGTTCACGGAACGGCTGAGCGATGCGCTGGCGCAGGAGGAACTGACCATCCGCGTCGATCCGGGCCGGACCATAGAGGCCCCGGTTCACATTCGCCATGTGACCTGGGGTGCCGACAAGGATGCGGCCATCGCCCATGCGGCGCGGGTGACGATCACCGTCGGGGCAGACGCGGAAGCATGTATCGTTGAAAGTCACGTTACGGCCGAAGGGCGCGGTTTCTCCGCCCCCAGCCTGGGCGTCAGCCTGGATCGAGATTCGCGGCTGGGGCTCTACACGCTGCTGTCGGAGAAGGCGCAGTCGGCTCAACTGGCGCTGAGTGACATCGGCGTTGCGGAGAGCGCGGTGCTGGATTCCTTCGTTCTGGCGATCGGCGATGGATTGTCGCGCCGTGAAACGCGTCTGACCATGGCTGGCCAGTATGGCGAAGCGGCGTTGTCCGGGTCCTATTTCGGAACCGGGGACGCGCTGATCGACAATACGACCCATGTCACCCATGGCGCGGAAAACGCGACCAGCCGCCAGTTCTTCCGTGGCGTGCTGGACGGACATGCGCGTGGCGTCTTCCAGGGCAAGGTCCTGGTTCGTGAAGGCGCGCAGGGTACGGATGGCCAACAGCAGCACAAGGCATTGCTGCTGTCGCCCCATGCCGAGGTCGATGCCAAGCCCGAGCTGGAAATCTACGCCGACGATGTGCAATGCGCCCATGGCGCAACCGTCGGCGCCATTGATGCGGATCAGCTGTTCTACATGCGTGCCCGGGGCATCCCGGAGGATCGCGCCCGTGCCATGCTGACCGAATCCTTCCTGATCGAAGCGGTGGAGAAGATCGCCCGTCCGGCGATCCGCGACACCTTCCGGGATCTGCTGTCCGCGCGCCTGAATGGAGAGACGGCATGA
- the hmgA gene encoding homogentisate 1,2-dioxygenase, which produces MAGKTDMLSGFGNEFESEAVAGALPQGRNNPQRCPFDLYAEQLSGTAFTAPNAENRRTWLYRLRPSVRHSGRFSRYDAPYWKSAPHRPEHDLPLGPYRWNPVGRNSEPQDFVDAMRTMTTAGDAAALTGMAAHVFAADRSMEDRCLINADAEMLIAPWHGRMEIVAETGRFEIAPLEIAILPRGMAFQVRLPDGAASGYVLENYGALLRLPDRGPIGANGLANPRDFRSPTAWFEDREAPMELIMKWGGSLHVAEIPQSPFDVVAWHGNYVPVAYDLRRFNTMGSISFDHPDPSIFTVLTSPSEVPGTANIDFVIFPERWLVAEDTFRPPWYHRNVMSEFMGNLCGAYDAKPNGFPPGAMSLHNCMIPHGPDAGAFKAASTADLKPQKLSDTMAFMFETRYPQFPTRFAAEDAPPQTDYAECWAGIEKLFPGR; this is translated from the coding sequence ATGGCCGGCAAGACGGACATGTTGAGCGGTTTCGGGAACGAGTTCGAATCCGAGGCGGTGGCAGGCGCTTTGCCGCAGGGGCGCAACAATCCGCAGCGCTGCCCGTTCGATCTCTATGCGGAACAACTGTCCGGTACGGCGTTCACGGCGCCGAATGCAGAGAACCGGCGAACCTGGCTGTACCGGTTGCGGCCAAGCGTCCGGCATTCCGGCCGCTTCTCGCGATACGATGCGCCTTACTGGAAATCCGCACCGCATCGACCCGAACATGACCTGCCGCTGGGCCCTTATCGCTGGAATCCCGTCGGGCGAAATTCGGAACCCCAGGACTTCGTGGATGCAATGCGGACCATGACGACGGCGGGGGATGCTGCGGCTCTCACCGGCATGGCCGCCCATGTCTTTGCGGCGGACCGGTCGATGGAAGACCGCTGTCTGATCAACGCCGATGCCGAAATGCTGATTGCCCCGTGGCACGGCCGTATGGAGATCGTGGCCGAGACGGGGCGGTTCGAGATCGCACCGTTGGAAATCGCAATTCTGCCCCGGGGCATGGCGTTCCAGGTGCGTCTGCCCGATGGTGCCGCCAGCGGGTATGTGCTGGAAAACTATGGTGCCCTTTTGCGTCTGCCCGACCGCGGTCCGATCGGGGCGAACGGCCTTGCCAATCCGCGTGACTTCAGGTCGCCGACCGCCTGGTTCGAAGATCGGGAAGCGCCGATGGAGTTGATCATGAAATGGGGGGGATCGCTGCACGTCGCGGAAATCCCGCAAAGCCCGTTCGATGTCGTCGCCTGGCACGGCAATTACGTGCCGGTGGCATATGACCTGAGGCGGTTCAACACGATGGGATCGATTTCCTTCGACCATCCCGACCCGTCGATCTTCACCGTTCTGACCTCTCCATCGGAAGTCCCCGGCACCGCGAATATCGACTTCGTGATCTTTCCGGAGCGTTGGTTGGTGGCCGAGGACACGTTCCGTCCCCCTTGGTATCACCGCAATGTCATGTCGGAATTCATGGGCAATTTGTGCGGTGCCTATGATGCGAAGCCCAACGGCTTCCCGCCGGGCGCCATGAGCCTGCACAACTGCATGATTCCTCACGGACCGGATGCCGGCGCCTTCAAGGCGGCCAGCACCGCCGATCTGAAGCCGCAGAAGCTGTCGGACACCATGGCCTTCATGTTCGAGACCCGATATCCGCAGTTTCCGACCCGTTTTGCGGCCGAAGATGCGCCGCCGCAGACGGACTACGCCGAATGCTGGGCCGGGATCGAAAAACTGTTCCCGGGTAGGTGA
- a CDS encoding DUF59 domain-containing protein, with translation MQALAGQPLAEGAGTASPETVEAALRTVHDPEIPVNIYDLGLIYSCEVDAKGDCDILMTLTAPACPVAGEMPQQVADAVAAVEGIGVVTVTLTWSPPWRPDMMSEDAKLALDLF, from the coding sequence ATGCAGGCTCTCGCCGGTCAGCCGCTGGCGGAAGGTGCTGGAACGGCCTCGCCGGAGACGGTGGAAGCGGCCTTGCGCACGGTTCACGATCCGGAAATCCCGGTGAATATCTATGACCTGGGTCTGATCTACTCCTGTGAGGTCGATGCCAAGGGCGATTGCGACATCCTGATGACCCTGACAGCCCCGGCCTGTCCGGTCGCGGGCGAGATGCCGCAGCAGGTCGCGGATGCGGTGGCGGCGGTCGAAGGCATCGGCGTGGTTACGGTGACGCTGACCTGGTCCCCGCCCTGGCGTCCGGACATGATGTCCGAAGATGCCAAGCTGGCTCTGGATTTATTCTAG
- a CDS encoding PAS domain-containing protein, which produces MPGQVTARKQKLSELPDPDARIMELLDAWKSVRGESIVPRKRDFDPLSVPRLLPLIWLYRLDPETDDFVCKLAGEDVNRSWGYSIAGHKARRILGDQDYIVVTEIWRKVLNTPLIHYGKGERLLENRLYSAERLVLPIIGEDAVDARPDHVLGISLYQFGDVDDTPPQILLQNGYQVHCADIE; this is translated from the coding sequence ATGCCGGGGCAGGTCACAGCACGGAAACAGAAGCTATCCGAACTTCCGGACCCCGACGCGCGGATCATGGAGTTGCTCGACGCCTGGAAATCCGTGCGCGGTGAAAGCATTGTCCCGAGAAAGCGGGACTTCGACCCCCTGAGTGTTCCGCGTCTCTTGCCATTGATCTGGCTGTATCGGCTGGACCCGGAAACCGACGACTTTGTCTGCAAGCTGGCAGGCGAGGACGTGAACCGCTCCTGGGGCTACAGCATTGCCGGCCATAAGGCACGCCGGATCCTGGGCGACCAGGATTACATCGTCGTCACGGAAATCTGGCGAAAGGTCCTGAACACTCCGCTCATTCACTACGGCAAGGGGGAACGTCTTCTCGAGAACCGCCTGTATTCGGCGGAGCGCCTCGTCCTGCCAATCATCGGCGAAGACGCAGTGGATGCCCGGCCGGACCATGTTCTGGGCATCAGTCTTTACCAGTTCGGTGATGTGGACGATACCCCTCCTCAAATTCTCCTCCAGAACGGATATCAGGTCCATTGTGCCGACATTGAATAA
- a CDS encoding DUF1761 domain-containing protein: MIGSIDWLGVLAAGIAGYVFGAVYYTVLGTRWMAALETTKEEIEKRKSILPFVVAAIGQFVLAATLSILAGAESGMGPTIALGLLLWIGIVMTTMTINHSFQGHKPALTVIDGLHWLGVLVLQSVVLALV, from the coding sequence ATGATCGGATCAATCGACTGGTTGGGCGTGCTGGCAGCCGGCATCGCCGGCTACGTATTCGGCGCGGTCTATTACACGGTTCTGGGCACCCGCTGGATGGCCGCCCTGGAGACCACGAAGGAAGAGATCGAGAAACGGAAATCCATCCTGCCCTTTGTCGTTGCCGCCATCGGGCAGTTTGTCCTGGCCGCGACGCTGTCGATCCTGGCAGGCGCGGAAAGCGGGATGGGCCCGACAATCGCCCTCGGACTGCTGCTCTGGATCGGCATCGTCATGACGACCATGACAATCAATCACAGCTTCCAGGGTCACAAGCCGGCGCTGACGGTGATCGACGGCCTGCACTGGTTGGGTGTTCTGGTCTTACAGAGCGTGGTTCTGGCCCTGGTCTGA